In Methanobrevibacter sp., a single window of DNA contains:
- the trxB gene encoding thioredoxin-disulfide reductase: MKMDKYDIIIIGAGPGGLTAAIYAGRQGTKNLMIDRDLAGGIGREVPEMENYPGFDNISGLELIEKMKAQAIKNTELHEMEAVEEIIQTDDEYRFTVKTNKDQYQSKTIILATGSSHRHLEAKGEEEFKGKGVSYCATCDGFFFAGRDIVMVGGGNSALQEALYLNNLGANVTLIHRRDEFRAQKHLQNMIKEAGINTILNATVEEIKGEMLVESVILKDTKTGELTEHPTNGVFISVGYIPHTELAVQLGVDLDESGHIIIDKEQKTNVDYVYAIGDVCVGLKQWVVACGEGAVAATSAYHDLKQNS; the protein is encoded by the coding sequence ATTAAAATGGACAAATACGACATTATCATTATCGGAGCAGGTCCCGGAGGACTTACCGCCGCAATATATGCCGGCCGTCAGGGAACAAAAAACCTGATGATTGACAGGGATCTTGCAGGAGGAATCGGCCGTGAAGTGCCTGAGATGGAAAACTATCCTGGTTTTGACAACATTTCAGGTTTGGAGCTTATTGAAAAAATGAAAGCCCAGGCCATAAAAAATACAGAACTTCACGAAATGGAAGCTGTTGAAGAAATTATACAAACTGACGACGAATACAGATTCACCGTTAAAACCAATAAAGATCAGTACCAATCAAAAACAATAATACTGGCAACAGGAAGCTCACACAGACATCTTGAAGCAAAAGGTGAAGAGGAATTCAAAGGAAAAGGAGTAAGCTACTGTGCAACCTGTGACGGATTTTTCTTTGCAGGCCGTGACATCGTCATGGTAGGTGGTGGAAACAGCGCACTCCAGGAAGCATTATACCTGAACAACTTAGGCGCCAATGTTACTTTAATCCACAGAAGAGATGAATTCAGAGCTCAAAAACACTTGCAGAATATGATTAAAGAAGCGGGCATCAATACTATCCTCAACGCAACTGTTGAAGAAATCAAAGGAGAGATGCTTGTAGAATCAGTTATTTTAAAAGATACAAAAACAGGTGAGCTTACAGAACATCCGACCAACGGAGTGTTCATCAGTGTCGGATACATCCCGCATACTGAACTTGCAGTTCAATTAGGTGTTGATTTAGACGAATCAGGACATATCATCATAGACAAAGAACAAAAAACCAATGTTGACTATGTTTATGCAATCGGTGATGTTTGTGTTGGACTGAAACAGTGGGTTGTAGCATGCGGTGAAGGTGCAGTTGCAGCAACTTCAGCATACCATGATTTAAAACAAAACAGTTAA
- a CDS encoding glutathione peroxidase produces the protein MSIYDFEVKDSDGNMVSLSQFKNKVLLIVNTAIKCGFAPQYTELNEMYAEFNEQGFEILDFPCNQFADQSPGTIEEITEVCRNKWLVPYQIFDKIDVNGENADPLFEYLKNEQPFTDIKGKGATALKLMLRAKDRHYKDNNDIKWNFTKFLVDREGNVVRRFEPTENLGDVKKAIADLI, from the coding sequence ATGTCAATCTATGATTTTGAAGTAAAAGACAGTGACGGAAACATGGTTTCCCTAAGCCAGTTCAAAAACAAAGTACTGTTAATTGTTAACACTGCAATAAAATGTGGATTTGCACCACAATACACCGAATTAAATGAAATGTATGCAGAATTCAATGAACAAGGTTTTGAAATTTTAGATTTCCCATGCAACCAGTTCGCAGACCAATCTCCAGGAACCATAGAAGAAATTACAGAAGTATGCCGCAACAAATGGCTGGTACCTTACCAGATTTTTGACAAAATTGACGTCAACGGAGAAAATGCAGATCCGTTATTCGAATACCTTAAAAATGAACAGCCATTCACCGACATAAAAGGTAAAGGCGCAACAGCATTGAAATTAATGTTAAGAGCAAAAGACAGACACTACAAAGACAACAATGACATCAAATGGAACTTCACCAAATTTTTGGTTGACCGTGAAGGAAACGTCGTTAGAAGATTTGAACCTACAGAAAATTTGGGCGATGTCAAAAAAGCAATTGCGGATTTAATTTAA
- a CDS encoding MarR family winged helix-turn-helix transcriptional regulator: MVDTEWQKDRIVLTPTNLYMEYILLSYNNYLKDKLEDIEITYGELTYIYNIKFFPSISQRELAEILFVSEANVAKMVKKLVNKEIVEKRKDETNKSRNILRLTEKGEELFVKINLITCGWEREITKNLSNEEFFKFKEQLYDLIKQSTEIK, from the coding sequence ATGGTCGATACAGAATGGCAAAAAGATAGAATCGTGTTAACTCCAACCAATCTTTATATGGAATATATCCTGTTAAGCTACAACAATTACCTGAAAGACAAGCTTGAAGACATTGAAATTACATACGGCGAGCTGACATATATCTATAACATCAAGTTCTTCCCGTCAATTTCACAAAGAGAACTGGCGGAAATTCTTTTCGTATCCGAGGCCAATGTTGCCAAGATGGTTAAAAAACTGGTCAACAAGGAAATTGTTGAAAAGAGAAAGGATGAAACTAACAAAAGTAGAAATATCCTCAGATTAACTGAGAAAGGAGAAGAACTGTTTGTTAAAATTAACCTCATAACCTGCGGCTGGGAAAGAGAAATTACCAAAAATTTATCCAATGAGGAATTTTTCAAATTTAAAGAGCAGTTATACGATTTAATTAAACAGTCAACCGAAATAAAATAA
- the gatE gene encoding Glu-tRNA(Gln) amidotransferase subunit GatE, translated as MDYDYEKLGLKMGLEIHQQLNSQHKLFCPCKTELVDDDFDELVQRKLRPTQSELGEIDRAALQESLRGLNFKYENFEKHTCLVENDDEPPHSLNEEALDICITIACLMNMHIVDEFHTMRKQVIDGSNTGGFQRTGMVATDGYLDTPYGKVIIESLGLEEDAARRVETKDGFTEFRLDRLGIPLAEITTDPSMHHPDQVREVAYMLGQILRSTNVKRGLGTIRQDLNISIAEGARVEIKGVQDLDLMAEIVNREVQRQLELIDIKKQLQLRNAEVLEEIHDLDELFEDTESKILKSAETIKAVVLKGFDGQIGREVQPGRRFGTEIASYAKKRGVSGIFHSDELPAYGITQEEVDKVNDFLNIGEEDAFIIVAHDEDIAISALEEVKRRANLGLEGVVEETRKALDDGTTEYMRPLPTANRMYLETDIPLFKITSDRVEPIANNLPELPDVKQARIIEEYKLSEDLATQLVKRQEADMFEAILADVDVDATPVASLLAYDLREIKREGHDINILTLDHFKGIFTLLADGKIAKDSVRKLAIETIKAPDTDIAEIAEKSNLVMMSEDDVAKIIAGIVADNEGMVKERQMGAMGPLMGMCMKQLKGKADGGMVNKIVREEIQKLI; from the coding sequence ATGGATTATGATTATGAAAAATTAGGATTGAAAATGGGACTTGAAATTCACCAACAATTAAACAGTCAGCATAAGCTATTCTGTCCATGTAAAACTGAACTTGTTGATGATGATTTTGATGAACTCGTTCAAAGGAAATTAAGGCCAACCCAGTCAGAGCTTGGTGAAATTGACCGTGCTGCACTGCAGGAATCCTTAAGAGGACTTAATTTCAAATATGAAAACTTTGAAAAGCACACATGTCTTGTGGAAAACGATGACGAACCGCCTCACAGCTTAAATGAGGAAGCGCTGGATATCTGTATAACTATCGCATGTCTTATGAACATGCACATTGTTGATGAATTCCATACAATGCGTAAACAGGTTATTGACGGAAGTAACACAGGAGGGTTCCAGAGAACCGGTATGGTTGCAACCGACGGTTACCTTGACACCCCTTACGGAAAAGTGATTATTGAAAGTTTAGGTCTTGAAGAGGATGCTGCAAGAAGAGTTGAAACCAAAGACGGATTTACCGAATTCAGACTTGACCGTTTGGGAATTCCACTTGCTGAAATTACAACAGACCCTTCAATGCACCATCCAGATCAGGTAAGGGAAGTAGCTTACATGCTCGGACAGATTTTAAGAAGTACCAACGTTAAAAGAGGGTTAGGTACAATCAGACAGGATTTAAACATTTCCATTGCAGAAGGTGCACGTGTGGAAATCAAGGGTGTTCAGGACCTGGATTTAATGGCTGAAATCGTTAACCGTGAAGTTCAAAGACAGCTTGAACTGATTGACATCAAAAAACAATTACAATTAAGAAACGCAGAAGTTTTAGAAGAAATTCATGATTTGGATGAACTTTTCGAAGATACTGAATCCAAAATCTTAAAGTCTGCTGAAACAATCAAAGCAGTTGTACTTAAAGGATTTGACGGACAGATTGGTCGTGAAGTACAGCCTGGAAGAAGATTCGGAACTGAAATTGCGAGCTATGCTAAAAAACGTGGAGTTTCAGGAATTTTCCACTCCGATGAATTGCCTGCATACGGAATCACCCAGGAAGAAGTTGATAAAGTCAATGACTTTTTAAACATCGGTGAGGAAGATGCATTTATTATTGTGGCTCACGACGAGGACATTGCAATATCCGCTTTAGAAGAAGTCAAAAGAAGAGCCAACTTAGGTTTGGAAGGTGTTGTTGAAGAAACCCGTAAAGCATTGGATGACGGTACCACCGAATATATGAGACCTCTTCCGACTGCAAACAGAATGTATCTTGAAACTGACATTCCACTGTTTAAAATTACATCTGACAGAGTCGAACCGATAGCCAATAATTTGCCTGAACTTCCTGACGTAAAACAGGCAAGAATCATTGAAGAGTACAAGTTAAGTGAAGACCTTGCAACTCAGCTTGTCAAAAGGCAGGAAGCAGACATGTTTGAAGCTATTCTGGCTGACGTTGATGTGGATGCTACACCTGTTGCTTCACTATTGGCTTATGATTTACGTGAAATCAAAAGGGAAGGCCACGACATTAACATTTTAACATTAGATCACTTCAAAGGCATTTTCACATTACTGGCTGACGGCAAAATAGCTAAGGACAGCGTTCGCAAACTTGCCATTGAAACCATAAAAGCACCGGACACTGATATAGCAGAAATCGCTGAGAAAAGCAATTTAGTTATGATGAGCGAAGATGATGTTGCCAAAATCATTGCCGGAATTGTAGCAGACAATGAAGGAATGGTTAAGGAACGTCAGATGGGTGCTATGGGTCCTTTAATGGGAATGTGCATGAAACAGCTTAAAGGAAAAGCTGACGGTGGTATGGTTAACAAAATCGTACGTGAAGAAATTCAAAAATTAATATAA
- the cgi121 gene encoding KEOPS complex subunit Cgi121 — translation MDNLEILGFRSTIDSVGETLSQIDGIKNEGEIIQLLNADAIASKNHIIHGVNQAFLAFGRGVNLAKDISVEVVLRCSAQRQISKAFKILGLKEGEMNLCAVLINCQDHSTELSDMFDRDDSVLAGDDGKLKEIYKISDLELENMSVEDILIDRISKLTVDY, via the coding sequence ATGGATAATTTAGAGATTTTAGGTTTCAGGTCCACAATAGATTCAGTTGGCGAAACCCTTTCACAGATTGATGGAATTAAAAATGAAGGTGAAATAATTCAGCTTTTAAATGCGGATGCCATAGCCTCCAAAAATCATATAATTCATGGTGTCAATCAGGCTTTTCTCGCTTTCGGGCGTGGTGTAAATTTGGCAAAGGACATCAGTGTTGAAGTTGTTTTGAGGTGTTCCGCTCAGCGTCAGATTTCCAAAGCCTTCAAGATTTTAGGTTTAAAAGAAGGGGAAATGAACTTATGTGCAGTTCTGATTAACTGTCAAGATCATTCCACTGAGTTATCCGACATGTTTGACCGTGATGACAGCGTTTTGGCCGGTGATGACGGAAAGTTAAAAGAGATATATAAAATAAGTGATTTGGAACTTGAGAACATGTCTGTTGAGGATATTCTGATTGATAGAATATCAAAACTTACAGTTGATTATTAA
- the guaA gene encoding glutamine-hydrolyzing GMP synthase translates to MLSPKEFIEDAVKKIKEQIGDEKAIIALSGGVDSSVCSVLVQQAIGDNLTAIFVDHGLLREGEVEQVTNTFKDRLNFKFVDASDEFMDALAGYDDPEDKRKIIGKVFIDVFEREAIKSGAKYLVQGTIAPDWIETEGEIKSHHNLALPSGMELELCEPIRDLYKDEVREIGDELGLPATTVYRQPFPGPGLGVRVVGALTRENVEICRKANHIVREEIEAAGIDKDVWQYFAVLTDTKVTGVKGDQRDFGYLVVVRVVNSIDAMTASVAELPWEVVRTISKRITSEISEVTHVALSVSDKPPATIEFC, encoded by the coding sequence ATGTTAAGCCCTAAAGAATTTATTGAAGATGCTGTAAAAAAAATCAAAGAACAAATTGGAGATGAAAAAGCTATTATTGCATTATCCGGAGGAGTGGACAGTTCAGTTTGTTCAGTACTTGTGCAACAAGCAATAGGTGATAATTTAACCGCAATATTTGTTGACCACGGTCTTTTAAGAGAAGGTGAAGTTGAACAAGTAACAAATACTTTTAAAGACAGATTAAACTTTAAATTTGTTGATGCTTCCGATGAATTTATGGATGCCCTTGCAGGATATGATGATCCTGAAGACAAAAGAAAAATCATAGGAAAAGTATTCATTGACGTGTTTGAAAGAGAAGCAATAAAATCAGGTGCCAAATACCTTGTTCAAGGAACCATAGCACCGGATTGGATTGAAACCGAAGGTGAAATCAAATCTCACCACAACCTGGCTCTTCCAAGCGGAATGGAATTGGAATTATGCGAACCTATCCGTGACTTATACAAAGATGAAGTTAGGGAAATCGGTGACGAATTAGGATTGCCTGCAACAACAGTATACAGACAACCTTTCCCAGGACCTGGTCTTGGAGTACGTGTTGTTGGAGCATTAACCAGAGAAAATGTTGAAATCTGCAGAAAAGCAAATCACATTGTCCGTGAAGAAATTGAAGCTGCAGGAATCGACAAGGACGTATGGCAATACTTTGCTGTATTAACCGATACCAAAGTAACAGGTGTAAAAGGAGACCAAAGGGATTTCGGATACCTTGTGGTTGTTAGGGTCGTTAACTCAATCGATGCTATGACCGCATCAGTTGCTGAACTTCCATGGGAAGTTGTCAGAACAATTTCAAAAAGAATCACTTCCGAAATATCTGAAGTCACTCACGTTGCACTATCCGTTAGTGACAAACCACCTGCAACCATCGAATTCTGTTAA
- a CDS encoding sulfide-dependent adenosine diphosphate thiazole synthase — protein sequence MEKLDDIIVSRAIIEEFMNDFLDYTDIDVAIGGGGPSGITAGYYLAKAGYKVALFERKLSIGGGMWGGGMMFNKVVVQEEGRRILDEFGINYKKYQDNYYVVDSIECTSTLTSKATQAGLKVFNLMSIEDLMVRENGINGVVLNWSSVEMSGLHIDPLTVRSKAVIDATGHPLEIIKIVQDKMEAPLNTETGKIMGEKSMWADRAEGKILDNVNEVYPGLYVTGMAANAVHGSQRMGPIFGGMLLSGEYVAKKVAEDLENRK from the coding sequence ATGGAAAAATTAGACGACATAATCGTATCAAGAGCAATCATTGAAGAGTTCATGAACGACTTTCTCGATTACACAGACATTGATGTGGCTATCGGTGGAGGAGGACCTTCAGGGATAACCGCAGGATATTATCTTGCAAAGGCAGGATATAAAGTGGCTCTTTTTGAAAGAAAACTCTCCATAGGAGGTGGAATGTGGGGAGGTGGAATGATGTTCAACAAGGTTGTTGTTCAGGAAGAAGGAAGAAGAATTCTTGACGAATTTGGAATCAACTACAAAAAATATCAGGACAACTACTATGTCGTGGACTCCATAGAGTGCACATCAACACTTACATCTAAAGCCACTCAAGCTGGTCTTAAAGTGTTTAATCTCATGTCAATTGAGGATTTAATGGTACGTGAAAACGGAATAAACGGAGTGGTGCTCAACTGGAGTTCAGTTGAAATGAGTGGCCTACATATAGACCCACTAACTGTGAGATCCAAAGCAGTTATTGATGCTACAGGACACCCTCTTGAAATTATCAAAATTGTCCAGGACAAAATGGAAGCACCTCTCAACACTGAAACCGGTAAAATCATGGGAGAGAAATCCATGTGGGCGGACCGTGCGGAAGGAAAGATTTTAGACAATGTCAATGAAGTCTATCCAGGATTATACGTAACCGGAATGGCTGCCAATGCAGTTCACGGTTCACAGCGTATGGGACCAATCTTTGGCGGAATGCTACTTTCAGGAGAATATGTGGCTAAAAAAGTGGCTGAAGATTTGGAAAACAGAAAATAG
- a CDS encoding nitroreductase family protein, with the protein MKDFLELACERYSVRKYSDKQIEDEKLEKILKAAQVAPTGNNFQPQRVFVIKSDEGLEKIRSFTPYCFNAPIVLLICYDREVSWKTVDGHDAGLDDAVIATTQMMLEAYDLGIGSVWVRGYDKRVLDELFDLPDNMVTVALLPIGYPSEKAKPSPLHSKNVSMDVMVDYL; encoded by the coding sequence ATGAAAGATTTTTTAGAGCTAGCTTGCGAAAGATATTCTGTTAGAAAATATTCAGACAAACAGATTGAAGATGAAAAACTGGAAAAGATTTTAAAGGCGGCACAGGTTGCACCAACAGGAAACAACTTTCAGCCTCAGCGCGTTTTCGTAATCAAAAGCGACGAAGGACTTGAAAAGATAAGGTCATTTACACCATACTGCTTCAATGCTCCAATAGTATTGCTCATATGTTATGACAGGGAAGTGTCCTGGAAGACAGTTGACGGACATGATGCAGGACTTGACGATGCGGTAATTGCAACAACCCAGATGATGCTTGAGGCATATGATTTGGGAATCGGATCTGTTTGGGTGAGAGGATATGATAAAAGAGTGCTTGATGAGCTGTTTGATTTGCCGGATAATATGGTTACTGTTGCCCTGCTTCCTATAGGATATCCTTCAGAAAAAGCAAAACCTTCTCCATTGCATTCCAAAAATGTAAGCATGGATGTGATGGTGGATTACTTATAA
- a CDS encoding GMP synthase subunit A, translating to MTIIVINNKGQYNHRIQRSLQYLNIPSKLVSNTTSIEDIEAENPIGIILGGGPSLEGAGNSEEIIKHFDIPILGICLGHQLIAKAYGGEVSTSETESYAQVKINIDNDENLFEGLAPQMDVWSSHKDEVKSIPEEFEILASSNLCDVESFKHKDKDVYGIQFHPEVHHTPKGEIIFKNFYKICQK from the coding sequence ATGACAATCATAGTGATTAATAATAAAGGGCAATACAACCATAGAATTCAGAGAAGTTTGCAATATCTCAATATTCCCTCAAAACTTGTTTCAAACACAACTTCAATAGAAGATATTGAAGCTGAAAATCCTATTGGAATTATTTTGGGCGGAGGACCTTCTCTTGAAGGAGCTGGAAACAGCGAAGAGATCATAAAACACTTTGACATACCTATTCTGGGAATTTGTCTTGGACACCAGTTAATCGCAAAGGCTTACGGGGGAGAAGTTTCAACTTCAGAAACTGAAAGTTATGCTCAGGTGAAAATAAATATTGATAATGATGAAAACCTATTTGAAGGATTAGCACCTCAAATGGATGTCTGGTCATCACACAAGGATGAAGTTAAAAGCATTCCTGAAGAATTTGAAATCCTGGCCAGTTCCAACCTATGCGATGTCGAATCCTTTAAACATAAAGACAAAGATGTATATGGAATCCAATTCCACCCTGAAGTACATCACACTCCAAAAGGAGAAATTATTTTTAAGAATTTCTATAAAATCTGTCAAAAGTAA
- a CDS encoding DegT/DnrJ/EryC1/StrS family aminotransferase, whose protein sequence is MFKFKTPSKKTLETMSEIAKGNVNENMEAKAIDKIKSLTGHENVKITSSGNNSIFIALCAIEGDLIIPDQGGWHGFKQIAKFLGKNIITLKTDLGLISTEYLEELDVKENSALIYTSFAGYCAEQDTKSISKYCKNNNITTIEDASAGIGDSEKRLGNGKYADIIIASTGSPKIINVGSGGFITSNDEDIFRKTSLPQKLSKTSQIVCGGICCELDNVGEKLELTVNATKHLKNNIETTLHANKRGVNVIIPHDNAKEISWNLKKLLPIDKSGFITTCPNYNRVKQKAIAVEIKNLAYECLENENLEKIIEEINNQL, encoded by the coding sequence ATGTTTAAATTTAAAACACCCTCTAAAAAAACATTGGAAACAATGTCTGAAATTGCAAAAGGAAATGTCAATGAGAACATGGAAGCAAAAGCCATTGATAAGATTAAGTCATTGACAGGTCATGAAAATGTTAAAATCACATCCAGCGGCAACAACAGTATTTTTATTGCACTTTGCGCAATTGAAGGAGACCTAATAATTCCGGATCAGGGCGGATGGCACGGTTTTAAACAGATTGCAAAATTTCTCGGAAAAAATATCATTACCCTGAAAACAGATTTGGGTCTCATCAGCACAGAATATCTTGAGGAACTGGACGTTAAAGAAAATTCTGCTCTGATTTACACCAGTTTTGCAGGATACTGTGCAGAACAGGATACCAAAAGCATATCAAAATACTGCAAGAACAATAACATCACCACAATTGAAGATGCTTCCGCAGGAATCGGAGACAGCGAAAAAAGATTAGGTAACGGAAAATATGCGGACATCATAATTGCATCTACAGGGTCACCAAAAATCATCAACGTCGGAAGCGGCGGATTTATAACATCAAATGATGAGGACATATTTAGAAAAACTTCACTTCCCCAAAAATTAAGCAAAACATCACAAATTGTATGTGGTGGTATATGTTGCGAACTTGATAATGTTGGAGAAAAACTTGAACTTACAGTAAATGCAACAAAACATTTAAAAAACAATATAGAAACCACATTACATGCAAATAAAAGAGGCGTTAATGTAATTATTCCGCATGATAATGCAAAGGAGATAAGTTGGAATCTGAAAAAATTATTGCCTATTGACAAAAGCGGATTTATCACAACATGTCCCAACTACAACAGGGTAAAGCAGAAAGCCATTGCAGTTGAAATAAAAAATCTTGCTTATGAATGCCTTGAAAATGAAAACCTTGAAAAAATAATTGAAGAGATTAATAATCAACTGTAA
- a CDS encoding CPBP family glutamic-type intramembrane protease, with product MKFLEFDESRDFPFYKHNPRISVGGWLVLLLSVPISFLAYGIVGLESELIGSVLFCFIMLIPLLYFSKWDYSLIFRKPTKNEIILAILLFAGYMIYSICVGSVLDIFGLAGAPISTPEELGVTVESTVGLIFSMMAEELLKFIPLMFFMRLIYKFTENIKLSVSISIAIVLVVFGLLHYMPPMNTLVSVLLLQGLGSFFEMYGYIKTKNLFVPYISHLLTDLISFIIILVGF from the coding sequence ATGAAATTTTTAGAATTCGATGAATCAAGGGACTTTCCTTTCTACAAGCATAATCCGAGAATTTCTGTGGGAGGATGGTTAGTACTGTTGTTAAGTGTGCCGATTTCATTTCTGGCCTATGGTATTGTCGGCCTGGAATCAGAACTTATCGGAAGCGTTTTATTCTGTTTCATAATGCTTATTCCGTTACTTTATTTTTCAAAATGGGATTATTCACTGATATTTAGAAAACCTACAAAAAATGAAATAATTCTTGCAATACTGCTTTTTGCAGGATATATGATTTATTCCATTTGTGTGGGTTCTGTTTTAGACATCTTTGGCCTTGCAGGCGCACCTATTTCCACTCCTGAAGAATTGGGGGTCACTGTTGAAAGTACTGTTGGGCTGATATTTTCAATGATGGCTGAAGAATTGCTCAAGTTCATCCCCCTGATGTTTTTCATGAGGTTAATCTATAAGTTCACCGAAAACATCAAGCTGTCAGTTTCAATTTCTATTGCGATTGTTTTAGTGGTATTCGGGCTGCTTCACTATATGCCTCCAATGAATACCTTGGTTTCAGTTCTGCTTTTGCAGGGACTGGGGTCATTTTTTGAAATGTATGGGTATATTAAAACCAAAAACCTGTTCGTGCCCTACATATCACACCTGCTGACTGATTTAATTTCATTTATCATAATACTGGTGGGTTTTTAA